Proteins from one Megalopta genalis isolate 19385.01 chromosome 1, iyMegGena1_principal, whole genome shotgun sequence genomic window:
- the Mgat4a gene encoding alpha-1,3-mannosyl-glycoprotein 4-beta-N-acetylglucosaminyltransferase a has translation MMPHFVALTPVRRRCLMILSIVLVPCAILNLLSPSDLHEETVLQNSIAELQAKLEHLHAKYVTSQEEINLLSHQLLQLIENNHILPDVQFLLNNNTTNVTNIKLPSIYNFLPHFLNDPNSLRPAFVQSKGRTGVSMVLGVPTVKREVQTYLMATLKNLLDRMNPLETADTLIIVLVAETDLEYVTYVAKQIEVQFPIEFETGVIDVISPSASYYPDLSKLRDTLGDNHQRVVWRSKQNLDFAFLMSYAQTKGTFYVQLEDDILAKKSFVTTMKSFALQKIATKENWFVLDFCQLGFIGKLFKCAELPWLVQFFLMFHNDKPVDWLLDHLVSTKVCSLDKDSKHCKMAKAELWVHYKPSLFQHIGTHSSLKGKVQKLKDKQFGKVTLYYAHENPTAVVETRIKPYKQYTLQKAYKGESFFWGLLPQPGDHLKFKFSHPIFIKRYLFRSGNPEHPSDRFYNTTVEVLTESSVSLNRNSNDVTEDGYIIIGKFDVLGIAQGTVDPKLGRILILRLTVHSESENWAILSEIHIVENHPS, from the exons ATGATGCCTCATTTTGTAGCTCTAACACCTGTACGAAGACGATGTTTGATGATACTGTCCATTGTACTAGTGCCATGTGCAATTTTAAACCTTCTATCGCCATCAGATTTGCACGAGGAAACAGTTTTGCAAAATAGTATTGCAGAGTTGCAAGCTAAATTGGAGCACTTACATGCTAAATATGTTACAAGCCAGGAAGAGATAAATTTATTATCGCATCAGTTGTTACAATTGATAGAGAACAATCACATTTTACCCGATGTTCAATTTttacttaataataatacaacaaACGTGACCAATATAAAATTGCCATCTATATACAACTTTCTCCCACATTTTTTGAATGACCCTAATAGTTTGCGTCCAGCATTTGTTCAGAGTAAAGGACGCACAGGAGTTAGTATGGTACTAGGTGTGCCTACAGTTAAGAGGGAAGTGCAAACTTATTTAATGGCAACCCTTAAGAATCTATTGGATAGGATGAACCCATTGGAAACAGCAGACACTTTAATTATTGTTTTGGTAGCAGAA ACAGATTTGGAGTATGTTACTTATGTGGCAAAGCAAATTGAAGTACA GTTTCCAATTGAATTCGAGACTGGTGTAATTGATGTGATATCTCCATCTGCGTCTTACTATCCAGATTTATCTAAATTACGTGATACTTTGGGTGACAATCATCAACGAGTAGTTTGGAGGTCTAAACAAAATCTAGATTTCGCATTTCTTATGTCATATGCTCAGACAAAGGGCACATTTTATGTACAGTTAGAGGACGACATTTTAGCTAAGAAAAGTTTCGTAACTACGATGAAGTCTTTTGCATTGCAAAAGATTGCAACCAAAGAGAATTGGTTTGTCTTAGACTTTTGCCAATTAGGATTTATCG gaaaattatttaaatgcgCCGAGCTACCATGGCTAGTTCAATTCTTCTTAATGTTTCATAatgataaaccagttgattggTTGTTAGACCATTTGGTGTCGACCAAAGTTTGTAGTCTTGATAAAGATAGT AAACATTGTAAAATGGCTAAGGCAGAATTGTGGGTTCATTATAAACCCTCCCTTTTTCAGCACATAGGAACACATTCTTCATTAAAGGGGAAAGTGCAGAAGTTAAAG GACAAACAATTCGGTAAAGTGACGTTGTACTATGCGCACGAGAATCCAACAGCAGTAGTTGAAACACGAATTAAACCATACAAACAGTACACATTACAAAAGGCCTACAAAGGAGAATCTTTCTTTTGGGGTCTTCTGCCGCAGCCAGGGGACCATTTAAAATTCAAGTTTTCGCATCCTATTTTTATAAAGAG GTACTTATTTAGAAGTGGAAATCCTGAACACCCGTCTGATAGATTTTACAACACGACAGTGGAGGTATTAACGGAGTCGTCTGTGTCTTTGAATAGGAACAGTAATGATGTAACCGAGGACGGTTACATTATAATAG GAAAATTTGACGTTCTCGGAATTGCTCAAGGAACAGTCGATCCAAAATTGGGGAGAATATTAATACTTCGTCTGACTGTTCACAGCGAAAGTGAAAATTGGGCAATTTTGTCTGAG ATTCATATAGTCGAAAATCACCCCAGTTGA